In Glycine max cultivar Williams 82 chromosome 4, Glycine_max_v4.0, whole genome shotgun sequence, the genomic stretch aatgtgaagagtcacattctttcacaaaaaggctttgtgtaatcgattacactgatttggtaatcgattatcagtgatagtttctgaacaaatcaaaagatgtaattcttcaaatagtttttgactttttcaaattggttttaagtttttctaaaagtcataactcttctaatggttctcttgaccagacatgaagagtctataaaagcaagactttgttttgcatttcattaTCTTGAACAACCTTTacaatacaatcctttacaacctCTGAATCTCtttaaacttcttcttcttcttcttccttttgccaaaagctttctaaagttttctggtttttccaaaccttgaaaacttgtgctattcattcttttcatctcttctccctttgccaaaaagaattcgccaaggattaaccgcctgaattctttttgtgtctctcttctcccttttccaaaagaacgaaggactaaccgcctgaatttttttgtatctcccttctcccttgtcaaagaattcaaaacgacacagtctgagaattcgtttgattcttccctttcctatatacaaaagatttcaaaggactaacagcctgagaattcttttgtatccccattcacaaagtttcaaaggtttaaccgcctgagatctttgtcttaacacattggagagtacatcctttgtggtacaagtagagggtacatctacttgggtttgactgagaacaagaaatgatacatctcttgtggatcagttctagtggagggtacatccactaggttgttcaaagagaacaagggagggtacatcccttgtggatctttgcttgtaaaggaattttacaaggttgaaaagaaatttcaaggaccgcaggttgcttggggactggatgtaggcacgggttattgtcgaaccagtataaaaactcttgtgtgtttgtctccttcttccctactcttttactttccgctgtgcattttaatttccgcttttacttttggttaagtttctcttctactccttattcacttaacaacatagtaaaagtcttagaagagtaaaattttaattagtaaaggtttaggaataattaatttaaccctcccttcttaattattctgaggtcacttgatccaacaatatcCAGTCTTATACTCTTACTCGCAGGATAACGACtctaataatcatttttgtatCTGCTGggtaattatatattcatatcTATACCTATGACCTACactttatttatgtataaagttaataaatcaataaaaaaaatatagtaattaaaaaattactgcaagtaaattaaaaatttactcttaagtaactcaaatataatattaaaagcaTCCATACATAATATTACATATGATCCAATATATAagaaacatatatttaattcaTCAAAACCAATATAAGtgattaaattagttaatttgtcataaattttaattttattttaatactacccatgacattaaatgatttaagagagttatttttcaaagataattttttaatcaatgagtATATATTGTTTGATTGATACTTCTGCAATCACTTTCACGAGAAAAGGAGTACACATCATTAATAgtctcataattaattatgggtaaaaagaaaatttaataataaaatagtcttatattttttataattaggacTAAGAAAATGTTACATTTTATTCCTTATATATAGGAGCGgatgtaatattaaaaataagcaAACATAACCATGATTCTTCTAAACTTACAtcataaataaacattaaaactatatccatttaattttacaaaagtcattaaatatgtataattttacactattaatttaaagcaacaaatagtataaaatattaattcacaATTGAAAGTCAatcttaaaagaatttattagCAAAGTTATATATTTATCCTTAACAATAAATAGTAATTCAATATTCTTAGTGaaacaaatttataatgatgttgaattaggattttttattctctattaaatttttattgttaatcataaaattaagaaaacataattattttttatagaaaagtatatgtataatatatttactttgagtataatatattttaattacattaatatatGACATATATATGCGGAGCAGGATGGGTATTATATTTTCCGTACCTACCCTCATCTTACAAAAAAATAGGGATAAATAATTGCCCTTATCCCAGTcctaataaacaaataattaccCTTCTCACCTACAAATACCCCTGAGATCCATTTTTTCATCCAATTCTTTCTATTTACTAGCACAATAAGACAATAACTCACGATCGGGAAATAAATatgtcttaattttttaaaataaaataactttcatATGTAATCTTCTCTGACAGAGTTATTTGGCTTTCATTTTGCAGGCCTTCTCTTTTgagtttttatataatttattttataatatttaataaaaataaatcgtTTGATTTTCTTGTAACAATattaagtataaataaattcatttaaaaaaacataactaaatgtttttaaatttataataaaataagattttatcaacgaatgaatttaatatttacttttcataattaaaattaaaaaatatttcaattaaactaatttttccttgaatattttcattttcattttatgtgtttatatttttttgaatatatattcaCAGATAATAACACTTATGATGATTGGTAGGCAGGATTATTTGAAAAGACCTATGAATCATGGTTGCTTACATTACAAAgataagtttaatattttggataATTACTAAATTGATTTTACGGAATTGAAGAAATGTTAATATTTGGCGGGTAAGATTGGAGGGAAATGACAGCTTGTAGTATGTACTAGTACAGAAAAGTGACTTGAGAACGAAACAGACGCTTCCGGTCATCCCCCAATGTCAGCGAAGCACACGCGTCGACACGGGACAAAACAAGATACTATGCACGTACCCTTTCCACTTTTACGTTTTTGTCCTTCCTCTCCATTTAATTCAACATTTCacattctctttctttcttattacCACCCCCTTAATTCCTCGTGGTAagtactaaaactaaaaacatttcTTCTCACATTTTccaattttgtcttttttcattataataCGCGGCGgggaaaataaatttactagTACAACGAAAAAGTAAATGATGGATGAATCGATGTCTTAGGAAACTTTCAAGTCTATTAATGGATGTCCGTATCGCATCGACCAACAGTCGCAACGCTTTGTAAATATGGAAATTACATTATTGAATGTTAATTTTGAAGGAATATTGTTTTGGTAAAATTAATGTTCTCTATTAATATTTACAAGGCAAGATGGAGTAAGACGTGGTAATTTGGATTAGATGGGATGAATTGAAGGGTTGCGAAGTCTGTGACTATCGGCATAAATTGTAGTATCAGATTGGATACTGTACGTGTaacgttattttttttttttttggtaaatatgaaaaaatgaatataatacTTGTTGTCAACCTTTCAGGTACGCCTCCCAacgtctctctctctcaaaagaaTAATGATCTTcatgtagtttttttataaaacagtaATGTACTaacaagtagtataaaaaaatactacagtATATTGTACGTTCATTATTAAAACTTCTCCTTCAATTTCCAcaaataaatttgtttgttgttatttattttcattaattaagaaGTGGGTGTCTGGATTTATTTATGCGTGTCTGTGATATACACTAGTAGTAAAATAAGATTACAAAATGGTAATTAGGCATTTATGAAATTTACATATAGAAGAATTCACATTTCACAGTACGCTCTGTCGCCAACCCCACTCtctcgctctctctctctctctgccttTTACCCTAAAAAGGGTGTTCGTTTCCTTCATAAGGCCCTCTTCTGCGGCACTCTTTTCAGCCCAGCATtgaaacagagagagagagagagagagaaacaaaacgATTGCGTGGGGCTCTATAGTggttttgttcttatttccaCAGATTgtcatttcttcattttaacAAGTTCATAAAAGAAACTCCACTCGCCTACTCACACACAGACCCTATCAATAATCTGAACATAaagtttcgttttttttttttgtgcgtgAAGAATTTGGAGGAAGAGGGTAGTTGAGTTTCAATTCGAGGTCTTGCAATGGCACCCAGTTTTGACTTTGCTTCTAGCCTCCTTTGCACAGAGGACAGCGCCGTTTTCGACGAGAGCCATAATAACGGGGGTACGATGATGTCGATGATGGGGGTGTACGAGGACACGTGGAGTCCTAGGAAGCGCCACTTTGATGAAGAGCCAGATGAGTTGCCATTGCTGAGTGATGAAAGCTTGGCGATGATGGTGGAAAAAGAGTGCCAACACTGGCCTGGTTTGCGTTGCTTGAATAAGCTTCAAACTGGGGATTTGGACTTCGGTGCCAGAATGGAGGCCGTTGATTGGATTCTCAAGGTGGGTTTAAgagttttcctttttcttctttctttaatcACTCCGAAGCTCTaatcttttttctgttttcactGTTTTGTTGGTCTGAGATGAAATCCGAAATCTTTGGGGAGCGTTttgtttgaatttcaaattccaGTGTTTGATGATGAATCGATGATTCCCTTGGTACCATTTGGGGTTTAAATTGCAAGTTCTGAAGCTGATTGAATGCAAATCTTTTGTTCATGTGTTTAAAGATGTTCAAAACTAGGCTCAGAACTTTGGATTTAGCTTGAACCGAGGATTATTTCGTGTTTATCTAATTGTCTTTTACCATGATCTAACTAAAGAACTTATACACATGTTTTATAGGTCCGATCGCATTTTGGATATTGCTCGAGAAGTTCTTTGGTAATTCAAAATTACTTGGACCGATTCCTTTGTGCATATGAATTACCAGTAAGTCGAGGattgaagagaagaaaagattattcttttttttaaaacttatcatTATTTTGTCCTCTGGTTGTGATCTAATGTTTTTTCTTCCAATCGCAGAAGGGAAGAGTTTGGACAATGCAATTATTGGCTGTGGCGTGTTTATCTCTAGCAGCCAAATTAGATGAGACAGAAGTTCCACTCTCTCTTGATTTGCAGGtaggaaaatgttttttatttttctctcaatgTTTGGTACTTATTTAAGTTAATGTATTAGTTTTGCATGTGCTAAATGCTAATCTTTCATTGTCTTTTATGTAGGTGGGTGAATCGAAGTTTTTATTTGAGGCTAAAACCATACAGAGAATGGAGCTTCTTGTACTAAGCACATTGAAGTGGAGAATGCAAGCAATTACTCCTTTCACATTCCTTGATTACTTCCTTTGTAAGATCAATGATGATCAAAGTCCATT encodes the following:
- the LOC100792867 gene encoding cyclin-D4-1, coding for MAPSFDFASSLLCTEDSAVFDESHNNGGTMMSMMGVYEDTWSPRKRHFDEEPDELPLLSDESLAMMVEKECQHWPGLRCLNKLQTGDLDFGARMEAVDWILKVRSHFGYCSRSSLVIQNYLDRFLCAYELPKGRVWTMQLLAVACLSLAAKLDETEVPLSLDLQVGESKFLFEAKTIQRMELLVLSTLKWRMQAITPFTFLDYFLCKINDDQSPLRSSIMRSIQLISSTARGIDFLEFKPSEIAAAVAMYVMGETQTVDTGKATSFLIQHVEKERLLKCVKMIQELSCNSGSAKDSSASVTCLPQSPIGVLDALCFSYKSDDTNAGSSVNSSHNSPVAKRRKLNKTCGADLL